The following are encoded together in the Myxococcales bacterium genome:
- a CDS encoding nuclear transport factor 2 family protein, translating to MSITAQFAAYAAAFEKAYESDDWTCVEPFFAEHAVYDVGIAFAGHECFEGRSAILSYFKQVLDQFDRRFDSRELILLEGPFEQGNTVRIRGSATYRAAGVPDFVLVLDEIATYEGELIVHLEDRYSDEMKRESAEYIKAYGATLGI from the coding sequence ATGTCGATCACTGCGCAATTCGCCGCCTACGCGGCTGCCTTCGAGAAGGCCTACGAAAGCGACGATTGGACCTGCGTCGAACCCTTCTTTGCGGAACACGCGGTCTACGATGTGGGCATCGCCTTCGCCGGACACGAGTGTTTCGAGGGTCGCTCGGCCATTCTCAGCTACTTCAAACAGGTGCTCGATCAATTCGATCGCCGTTTCGATAGCAGGGAACTCATCTTGCTCGAGGGACCCTTCGAGCAGGGCAACACGGTGCGCATCCGCGGGTCGGCGACCTACCGCGCAGCGGGCGTCCCGGATTTTGTCCTGGTGCTCGATGAAATCGCGACCTACGAGGGCGAACTCATCGTTCATCTCGAAGATCGCTATTCGGACGAGATGAAGCGGGAGTCCGCTGAATACATCAAGGCCTACGGCGCGACGCTCGGCATTTAG
- a CDS encoding response regulator, producing the protein MAKFLVVDDSAVIREYVGRLLVEMRHIPFFANDGVQALAEVDNREVDAVITDIHMPEMDGIVLIQRLRDLPEFKSKPILVLTTEMNTKIREAAMEVGATGYINKPIEPDRFKKLINRVIG; encoded by the coding sequence ATGGCAAAGTTCTTGGTCGTCGATGACTCAGCCGTAATTCGAGAATACGTGGGACGCCTGCTCGTCGAAATGCGACATATACCGTTTTTTGCGAATGATGGCGTTCAAGCGTTGGCCGAGGTTGATAATCGCGAAGTCGATGCCGTGATCACGGATATTCACATGCCCGAAATGGATGGGATCGTCCTGATCCAGCGGCTGCGAGATCTGCCGGAATTCAAGTCCAAGCCGATACTGGTGCTTACGACCGAAATGAATACCAAGATCCGAGAGGCGGCCATGGAAGTCGGAGCGACTGGCTATATCAACAAGCCCATCGAACCGGATCGATTCAAAAAATTGATCAATCGAGTGATTGGCTGA
- a CDS encoding FAD-dependent oxidoreductase: protein MSAHKDVIVVGAGVVGCSIAYHLERRGISTCIVDRESIATRASGKAWAVFTYPPAMLAYEKSYKMQCKGIEGDTLDLAEMPPGESVEDWLYLHAASYSRMPELAIELAERGGVDIEYCESPSTNLVTQQMLEKAGGPEELLRPYRKVGGVESTWIDSDALRAQFPSLHPDYVGGITEPAGQVEPYKFTLGMAHAAESLGAKIMQGDVVGFETAGDRITGVRLASGSELQADAVVLAMGPWTGQGSALLGREIGCRPFLIQCLRAHVPGGLPLHTLGAGDCWILPKKNGEVILAMYGPDFIERPNFDASLTEEIKLEILAGVARILPALEDAKILEHRGDLLALAPTPPYHKPVMGRLPEWQNGYIASRFGGLGVCMSPATGELMAELIDTGKVPLRARRMFERVAPTSG from the coding sequence ATGTCAGCACACAAGGATGTCATTGTCGTCGGAGCCGGGGTCGTTGGCTGCTCGATCGCTTATCACCTCGAACGCCGAGGAATCTCTACCTGCATCGTCGATCGCGAATCCATCGCCACCCGTGCATCGGGAAAGGCCTGGGCGGTGTTCACCTACCCGCCGGCCATGCTCGCCTACGAGAAGTCATACAAGATGCAGTGTAAAGGGATCGAGGGCGACACCCTTGATCTCGCGGAAATGCCCCCCGGTGAGAGCGTCGAGGATTGGCTCTACCTCCACGCCGCGTCCTACAGCCGCATGCCGGAACTCGCGATCGAGTTGGCGGAGCGCGGGGGCGTCGACATCGAATACTGCGAGTCGCCCAGCACCAACCTCGTGACCCAGCAGATGCTCGAGAAAGCGGGTGGGCCCGAGGAGCTACTCCGCCCCTACCGGAAGGTGGGCGGCGTCGAAAGTACTTGGATCGACTCCGATGCCCTGCGGGCACAGTTCCCCTCGCTACACCCGGACTACGTGGGCGGCATCACCGAGCCCGCGGGTCAGGTGGAGCCCTACAAGTTTACCTTGGGCATGGCCCATGCGGCGGAAAGCCTGGGCGCCAAAATCATGCAGGGAGATGTAGTGGGCTTTGAGACTGCGGGCGACAGAATTACCGGCGTCCGGCTCGCGTCGGGAAGCGAACTCCAGGCCGATGCGGTGGTGCTCGCCATGGGTCCATGGACCGGACAAGGGAGCGCGTTGCTCGGCCGCGAGATCGGCTGCCGCCCTTTCCTCATCCAGTGCCTGCGCGCGCACGTACCGGGGGGACTACCGCTCCATACCCTCGGAGCCGGGGATTGTTGGATCCTCCCCAAGAAAAACGGCGAGGTGATCCTCGCCATGTACGGTCCGGATTTCATCGAGCGGCCCAATTTCGACGCCAGTCTGACCGAAGAAATTAAGCTGGAAATCCTGGCGGGTGTCGCCCGGATTCTGCCCGCGCTCGAAGACGCCAAGATCCTCGAACATCGGGGCGATCTACTCGCCCTGGCGCCGACACCGCCCTACCACAAGCCCGTGATGGGCCGACTCCCGGAATGGCAAAACGGCTACATCGCGTCGCGCTTCGGAGGACTCGGCGTCTGCATGAGCCCCGCGACCGGCGAACTCATGGCCGAGCTCATCGACACCGGCAAAGTGCCGTTGCGCGCCCGAAGAATGTTCGAGCGGGTCGCCCCCACTAGCGGATAG